The window ATTTAAAATCAGCATCAGACGGTCTTAAATTCCCACTTGGATGATTGTGACACATTATCAACCCACTGGCATTGGCTTTTAAAGCAACAACAAATATTACTTTGGGGTCAACATAAGTTCCACTAACACCACCCATCGAAATATCTACCAAACCTAAAACTCTATTGCTTCTGTTTAATAAGATGATTTTAAACTCCTCTAAGAAGTTAATTAACCCCAAGTTCCAATGCTGCATTATGATACTATAACATTGCTTAGAGGTGGTTATTTGCGGTCTATCCACAGGGTTAAAACTAGGCTTGTAGGTTAATTGAACCTCACATACTTTTAATAATTGATTTTGTTCCATATTGATTTTTTTAATATGGTGCGATGGCAAGCTTTAATCAATCAAGTCCAAGAAGCAAACGAATAAATAGGATGTGGTTAGGGGCACAGCGTTTATGCGGGAAGTTCTTGGACGCTTCAGCAGATTAAAGCTTAACTTTGTTTAATCATTAATTAAATC is drawn from Pedobacter sp. HDW13 and contains these coding sequences:
- a CDS encoding JAB domain-containing protein → MEQNQLLKVCEVQLTYKPSFNPVDRPQITTSKQCYSIIMQHWNLGLINFLEEFKIILLNRSNRVLGLVDISMGGVSGTYVDPKVIFVVALKANASGLIMCHNHPSGNLRPSDADFKLTSKLKECAKLLEIEIHDHLIISGNGYYSMADDGII